One Chiloscyllium plagiosum isolate BGI_BamShark_2017 chromosome 34, ASM401019v2, whole genome shotgun sequence genomic window carries:
- the her9 gene encoding hairy-related 9 isoform X2 — protein MPTDTMEKPSISPTVGSSANSPQTPDKPKSASENRKSSKPIMEKRRRARINESLSQLKTLILDALKKDSSRHSKLEKADILEMTVKHLRNLQRVQMTALTADPTVLGKYRAGFNECMNEVTRFLSTCEGVNTDVRTRLLSHLSSCLGHMVAMNYSQAPSNVASVPGAHLNQPLHVQLPATVPASGGVNMPCKLSPAEAASPKVYGGFQLVPATDGHFAFLIPNPAFASSSGQITTGPVIPLYANANLPVAVSSAAGPPNSKLTSPVQGMTSAVFGPNIPGVSQSHSPLGVSTGPDNSESVWRPW, from the exons ATGCCGACTGACACCATGGAGAAACCTTCCATTTCCCCCACGGTTGGCTCATCTGCAAACTCTCCTCAAACTCCGGATAAACCCAAAAGTGCGAGTGAGAACAGAAAG TCTTCCAAACCCATTATGGAAAAGCGGCGCAGGGCAAGAATTAACGAGAGTTTGAGTCAACTTAAAACCCTGATCCTGGATGCCCTGAAAAAAGAT AGTTCCAGGCATTCCAAATTGGAAAAAGCTGACATCCTCGAAATGACAGTGAAACACCTTCGAAATCTCCAACGTGTACAAATGACCG CTTTAACTGCGGATCCAACGGTCCTGGGTAAATACAGAGCCGGATTTAACGAGTGTATGAACGAAGTGACTCGCTTCCTGTCGACCTGTGAAGGGGTTAACACTGATGTTCGCACCCGGCTCCTCAGTCACTTATCCAGTTGCCTGGGACACATGGTGGCCATGAATTACTCGCAGGCTCCATCCAACGTGGCCTCGGTGCCAGGAGCTCACCTGAACCAGCCCCTCCACGTCCAGCTCCCGGCCACGGTCCCGGCCAGTGGCGGGGTCAACATGCCGTGCAAACTGAGTCCGGCCGAAGCCGCTTCCCCGAAGGTCTACGGCGGCTTCCAGCTGGTGCCCGCCACGGACGGCCACTTCGCCTTCCTGATCCCGAACCCGGCGTTCGCTTCGTCCAGCGGACAGATTACAACCGGCCCGGTCATCCCGCTCTACGCCAATGCTAACCTCCCGGTGGCCGTCAGTTCGGCAGCGGGGCCTCCCAACTCCAAACTGACATCCCCCGTCCAGGGAATGACCTCGGCCGTGTTCGGGCCCAACATCCCCGGAGTTTCTCAGAGCCACAGCCCGCTCGGAGTGAGCACGGGTCCGGACAACTCCGAGTCTGTCTGGAGACCTTGGTGA
- the her9 gene encoding hairy-related 9 isoform X1, whose product MPTDTMEKPSISPTVGSSANSPQTPDKPKSASENRKSSKPIMEKRRRARINESLSQLKTLILDALKKDSSRHSKLEKADILEMTVKHLRNLQRVQMTAALTADPTVLGKYRAGFNECMNEVTRFLSTCEGVNTDVRTRLLSHLSSCLGHMVAMNYSQAPSNVASVPGAHLNQPLHVQLPATVPASGGVNMPCKLSPAEAASPKVYGGFQLVPATDGHFAFLIPNPAFASSSGQITTGPVIPLYANANLPVAVSSAAGPPNSKLTSPVQGMTSAVFGPNIPGVSQSHSPLGVSTGPDNSESVWRPW is encoded by the exons ATGCCGACTGACACCATGGAGAAACCTTCCATTTCCCCCACGGTTGGCTCATCTGCAAACTCTCCTCAAACTCCGGATAAACCCAAAAGTGCGAGTGAGAACAGAAAG TCTTCCAAACCCATTATGGAAAAGCGGCGCAGGGCAAGAATTAACGAGAGTTTGAGTCAACTTAAAACCCTGATCCTGGATGCCCTGAAAAAAGAT AGTTCCAGGCATTCCAAATTGGAAAAAGCTGACATCCTCGAAATGACAGTGAAACACCTTCGAAATCTCCAACGTGTACAAATGACCG CAGCTTTAACTGCGGATCCAACGGTCCTGGGTAAATACAGAGCCGGATTTAACGAGTGTATGAACGAAGTGACTCGCTTCCTGTCGACCTGTGAAGGGGTTAACACTGATGTTCGCACCCGGCTCCTCAGTCACTTATCCAGTTGCCTGGGACACATGGTGGCCATGAATTACTCGCAGGCTCCATCCAACGTGGCCTCGGTGCCAGGAGCTCACCTGAACCAGCCCCTCCACGTCCAGCTCCCGGCCACGGTCCCGGCCAGTGGCGGGGTCAACATGCCGTGCAAACTGAGTCCGGCCGAAGCCGCTTCCCCGAAGGTCTACGGCGGCTTCCAGCTGGTGCCCGCCACGGACGGCCACTTCGCCTTCCTGATCCCGAACCCGGCGTTCGCTTCGTCCAGCGGACAGATTACAACCGGCCCGGTCATCCCGCTCTACGCCAATGCTAACCTCCCGGTGGCCGTCAGTTCGGCAGCGGGGCCTCCCAACTCCAAACTGACATCCCCCGTCCAGGGAATGACCTCGGCCGTGTTCGGGCCCAACATCCCCGGAGTTTCTCAGAGCCACAGCCCGCTCGGAGTGAGCACGGGTCCGGACAACTCCGAGTCTGTCTGGAGACCTTGGTGA